Proteins encoded by one window of Sorex araneus isolate mSorAra2 chromosome 3, mSorAra2.pri, whole genome shotgun sequence:
- the DDX5 gene encoding probable ATP-dependent RNA helicase DDX5 produces MSGYSSDRDRGRDRGFGAPRFGGSRAGPLGSGKKFGNPGEKLVKKKWNLDELPKFEKNFYQEHPDLARRTAQEVETYRRSKEVTVRGHNCPKPVLNFYEANFPANVMDVIARQNFTEPTAIQAQGWPVALSGLDMVGVAQTGSGKTLSYLLPAIVHINHQPFLERGDGPICLVLAPTRELAQQVQQVAAEYCRACRLKSTCIYGGAPKGPQIRDLERGVEICIATPGRLIDFLECGKTNLRRTTYLVLDEADRMLDMGFEPQIRKIVDQIRPDRQTLMWSATWPKEVRQLAEDFLKDYIHINIGALELSANHNILQIVDVCHDVEKDEKLIRLMEEIMSEKENKTIVFVETKRRCDELTRKMRRDGWPAMGIHGDKSQQERDWVLNEFKHGKAPILIATDVASRGLDVEDVKFVINYDYPNSSEDYIHRIGRTARSTKTGTAYTFFTPNNIKQVSDLISVLREANQAINPKLLQLVEDRGSGRSRGRGGMKDDRRDRYSAGKRGGFNTFRDRENYDRGYSSLLKRDFGAKTQNGVYSAANYANGSFGSNFVSAGIQTSFRTGNPTGTYQNGYDSTQQYGSSVPNMHNGMNQQAYAYPATAAAPMIGYPMPTGYSQ; encoded by the exons GTTTGGTGCACCTCGGTTTGGAGGAAGTAGGGCAGGACCCCtaggatctggaaaaaaatttGGAAACCCTGGGGAGAAGCTAGTTAAAAAGAAGTGGAATCTTGATGAGCTGCCCAAATTTGAGAAGAATTTTTATCAAGAACACCCTGACTTGGCTAGGCGCACGGCA CAAGAGGTGGAGACATACAGAAGAAGCAAGGAAGTTACGGTTAGAGGTCACAACTGCCCAAAGCCAGTTCTGAATTTTTATGAAGCAAATTTCCCTG CTAATGTCATGGATGTGATCGCAAGACAGAACTTTACTGAGCCCACTGCTATTCAAGCTCAGGGCTGGCCGGTTGCTCTGAGTGGATTGGATATGGTTGGAGTAGCACAGACTGGATCTGGGAAAACACTGTCT TACCTGCTGCCTGCCATCGTCCACATCAATCATCAGCCGTTTCTAGAGAGAGGTGATGGGCCTATT tgCTTGGTGCTGGCACCAACTCGGGAACTGGCTCAACAGGTGCAGCAAGTTGCTGCTGAATACTGTAGAGCGTGCCGTTTGAAGTCTACTTGTATCTATGGTGGTGCACCCAAGGGGCCACAAATTCGTGATTTGGAGAGAG GTGTGGAGATCTGCATTGCAACACCTGGGAGACTGATCGACTTCTTAGAGTGTGGAAAAACTAATCTGAGAAGAACCACCTATCTTGTCCTTGATGAAGCAGATAGAATGCTTGATATGGGCTTTGAACCCCAAATAAGGAAGATTGTGGATCAGATAAGA CCTGATAGACAAACCCTAATGTGGAGTGCAACTTGGCCAAAAGAAGTGAGACAGCTTGCTGAAGATTTTCTGAAAGACTACATTCACATAAACATTGGTGCACTGGAATTGAGTGCAAATCACAACATTCTTCAGATTGTGGATGTGTGTCATGATGTggaaaaagatgaaaa ACTTATTCGTTTAATGGAAGAGATcatgagtgagaaggagaataaaACCATTGTTTTTGTTGAAACCAAAAGAAGATGTGATGAACTTACTAGAAAAATGAGGAGAGATGG GTGGCCTGCCATGGGTATCCATGGTGACAAGAGTCAACAGGAACGTGACTGGGTTCTAAATG AATTCAAACATGGAAAAGCTCCTATTCTGATTGCTACAGATGTGGCTTCCAGAGGGCTAG ATGTGGAAGATGTGAAATTTGTCATCAATTATGACTACCCTAACTCCTCAGAGGATTATATTCATCGAATTGGAAGAACTGCTCGCAGTACCAAAACAGGCACAGCATACACTTTCTTTACACCTAATAATATAAAGCAAGTGAGCGACCTTATCTCTGTGCTTCGTGAAGCTAATCAAGCAATTAATCCCAAGTTGCTTCAGTTGGTCGAAGACAGAGGTTCAG gTCGTTCCAGGGGTAGAGGAGGCATGAAAGATGACCGTCGGGACAGATACTCTGCGGGCAAAAGGGGTGGATTTAATACCTTTAGAGACAGGGAAAATTATGACAGAGGTTATTCTAGTCTGCTTAAGAGAGATTTTGGGGCAAAAACTCAGAATGGTGTTTACAGTGCTGCAAATTACGCCAATGGGAGCTTTGGAAGTAATTTTGTGTCTGCTGGTATACAGACCAGTTTTAGGACTGGTAATCCAACTGGGACTTACCAGAATGGTTATGATAGCACTCAGCAATATGGAAGTAGTGTTCCAAATATGCACAATGGTATGAACCAACAGGCATATGCATATCCTGCTACTGCAGCTGCACCTATGATTGGTTATCCAATGCCAACAGGATATTCCCAATAA